A genomic window from Rhizobium sp. 007 includes:
- the alc gene encoding allantoicase: MTENTNASLPSFANGAINLASARLGARGLYATDEFFAPLERMLQDVPASFDPDLYDDNGKYMDGWESRRKRVPGHDWAIVKLAMPGRIFGFDVDTSYFTGNYPPHCSIEAAFVEDGDPTDATVWTEILAKSPLGPSAHHFFENAGKEKIWTHLRLHIYPDGGVARLRVYGSAYFDWSKVGASEEVDLGCIFNGAKSLAWSDAHYGHPDKMLGPGRGINMGDGWETKRRRGPGHDWAVIRLGHPGTIKRVIVDTAFFKGNFPDTCELLGAYLPDVGDTLSEVDTAASENWKPILTRTKLQMDHIHEYGADAIADIGPVTHVRIAMHPDGGIMRLRLFGVKG; encoded by the coding sequence ATGACCGAGAATACCAATGCCAGCCTGCCGTCCTTCGCGAACGGCGCGATCAACCTTGCTTCCGCGCGCCTCGGCGCCAGGGGCCTCTATGCGACGGACGAGTTCTTTGCGCCGCTGGAGCGCATGCTGCAGGATGTGCCGGCGAGCTTCGATCCGGACCTTTACGACGACAACGGCAAGTACATGGACGGCTGGGAAAGCCGCCGCAAGCGCGTGCCCGGCCATGACTGGGCGATCGTCAAGCTTGCCATGCCCGGCCGCATCTTCGGCTTCGACGTCGATACCAGCTATTTTACCGGCAACTATCCGCCGCATTGCTCGATCGAGGCCGCTTTCGTCGAAGACGGCGATCCGACCGATGCAACGGTGTGGACCGAAATCCTCGCGAAGTCGCCTCTGGGGCCAAGCGCGCATCACTTCTTCGAGAATGCCGGCAAGGAGAAGATCTGGACGCATCTGCGCCTGCATATCTATCCCGATGGCGGCGTCGCGCGCCTGCGCGTCTACGGCTCGGCCTATTTCGACTGGTCGAAGGTCGGCGCGAGCGAGGAAGTTGACCTCGGCTGTATATTCAATGGCGCGAAGTCGCTTGCCTGGTCGGACGCCCATTACGGCCACCCGGACAAGATGCTCGGCCCCGGACGCGGCATCAATATGGGCGACGGCTGGGAAACCAAGCGCCGCCGCGGCCCGGGTCACGACTGGGCTGTTATCCGCCTCGGCCACCCCGGCACAATCAAGCGCGTCATTGTCGATACCGCCTTCTTCAAGGGCAATTTCCCGGATACCTGCGAGCTTCTCGGCGCATATCTGCCCGATGTTGGCGATACGCTGAGCGAAGTGGACACAGCGGCTTCGGAAAACTGGAAGCCGATACTGACACGCACCAAGTTGCAGATGGACCACATCCACGAATATGGCGCGGATGCCATCGCCGATATCGGGCCGGTGACGCATGTCCGCATCGCGATGCATCCGGATGGCGGCATCATGCGGCTGCGGCTCTTCGGGGTGAAGGGGTGA
- the puuE gene encoding allantoinase PuuE, with translation MASDTYPRNLVGYGRNTPDPKWPDEARLAVQFVINYEEGGESSILDGDPSSENLLSEIVGAAPWPGQRNLNMESIYEYGSRAGFWRLWRMFTELKVQVTVYGVTLAMARNPEAVAAMKEAGWEIASHGYRWLEYKDFPEDLERKHILEAVRLHTELTGERPFGMYQGKPSDNTLRLVQEEGGFLYSSDSYADDLPYWVKGVDDKPFLIIPYTLETNDMRFATPQGFNSGDQFFTYLKDAFDTLYEEGKAGSPKMMSVGLHCRLVGRPGRAAALKRFIEYVLKHDNVWIPRRIEIAEHWHKNHKQDMT, from the coding sequence ATGGCTTCCGATACCTATCCGCGCAATCTCGTCGGCTATGGTCGCAATACCCCCGATCCGAAATGGCCGGACGAGGCCCGCCTCGCCGTGCAGTTCGTCATCAATTACGAAGAGGGCGGCGAGAGCTCGATCCTCGATGGTGATCCGTCGTCCGAGAACCTGCTGTCGGAAATCGTGGGAGCGGCGCCCTGGCCCGGCCAGCGCAACTTGAACATGGAATCGATCTACGAATACGGTTCGCGCGCCGGGTTCTGGCGGCTCTGGCGTATGTTCACCGAGCTCAAGGTTCAGGTGACCGTCTACGGCGTGACGCTTGCGATGGCCCGCAATCCGGAGGCCGTCGCGGCGATGAAAGAAGCCGGCTGGGAGATCGCCAGCCATGGCTACCGCTGGCTGGAGTACAAGGATTTTCCGGAAGACCTCGAGCGCAAGCACATTCTCGAAGCGGTGCGTCTCCACACCGAACTCACCGGCGAGCGCCCCTTCGGCATGTACCAGGGAAAGCCCTCCGACAATACGCTGCGGCTGGTTCAAGAGGAGGGCGGGTTCCTTTATTCGTCAGACTCTTATGCCGATGACCTGCCCTACTGGGTGAAGGGGGTTGATGACAAACCGTTCCTCATCATTCCTTATACGCTTGAAACGAACGACATGCGCTTTGCGACGCCGCAGGGCTTCAATTCCGGCGATCAATTCTTCACTTATCTCAAGGATGCCTTCGATACGCTCTACGAAGAAGGCAAGGCCGGCAGCCCGAAGATGATGTCGGTCGGCCTGCATTGCCGTCTGGTCGGTCGGCCCGGCCGCGCTGCAGCCCTGAAGCGTTTCATCGAATATGTGCTGAAGCACGACAACGTGTGGATCCCTCGCCGCATCGAGATTGCCGAGCATTGGCACAAGAACCACAAGCAGGACATGACCTGA
- the uraD gene encoding 2-oxo-4-hydroxy-4-carboxy-5-ureidoimidazoline decarboxylase has product MIRRDEFVSRFGGVFEHSPFIAERAYDDGFIGDELTVDKVHIPLVAIFRAASEEERLGVLRAHPDLAGRLAVAGELTEDSKKEQASAGLDRLSREEHARFTELNAAYVQKFGFPFIVAVKGLNKDDILAAFEKRIGNSRDEELATACAEVEKIALLRLTSMLPEK; this is encoded by the coding sequence ATGATCCGGCGGGATGAATTCGTGTCGCGTTTCGGCGGTGTCTTCGAACATTCGCCCTTCATTGCCGAGCGCGCCTATGACGACGGTTTCATTGGCGATGAGTTGACTGTGGACAAGGTGCACATTCCGCTCGTCGCGATCTTCCGCGCGGCAAGCGAGGAAGAGCGTCTTGGCGTGCTTCGCGCCCATCCCGATCTTGCCGGACGCCTGGCAGTCGCCGGCGAACTGACGGAAGACAGCAAGAAGGAGCAGGCAAGTGCCGGACTTGACCGGCTGAGCCGCGAAGAGCATGCCCGCTTCACCGAACTCAACGCCGCCTATGTCCAGAAATTCGGCTTTCCCTTCATCGTCGCCGTGAAGGGACTGAACAAGGACGATATTCTTGCGGCTTTCGAAAAACGCATCGGCAACAGCCGCGACGAGGAACTTGCGACCGCCTGCGCTGAAGTCGAAAAGATTGCGCTTTTGCGCCTGACATCCATGCTTCCGGAGAAGTGA
- the tnpA gene encoding IS200/IS605 family transposase yields the protein MDRTGRHVVYMLHGHLVFVTKYRRDVLSEPAIRHRRRIFAKLCRDFEAELIECDGEDDHVPLRVHDPPKIALSKLVNSRNGVSSRRLRESRPEITGRYHKGVLWSPSSFAASCGGAPLSVIAEYVKSQREAAQGRSRVPPRPERRGIPRGSR from the coding sequence GTGGATCGCACCGGCAGGCATGTCGTCTACATGCTCCATGGTCATTTGGTCTTTGTCACGAAATACCGCCGTGACGTTCTGTCAGAACCGGCAATCCGCCACCGGCGGCGCATCTTCGCCAAGCTGTGTCGCGACTTCGAGGCCGAATTGATCGAATGCGACGGCGAGGACGATCATGTTCCCCTGCGGGTGCATGACCCTCCGAAGATCGCCCTGTCGAAGCTGGTCAACAGCCGCAACGGCGTATCCAGCCGACGTCTGCGCGAGAGCCGCCCGGAAATCACCGGGCGCTACCACAAGGGCGTTTTGTGGTCGCCGTCCTCCTTTGCGGCAAGCTGTGGCGGCGCACCGCTCTCGGTGATCGCCGAATATGTCAAATCCCAGCGGGAAGCGGCCCAAGGCCGCTCTCGCGTTCCTCCCCGGCCTGAACGCCGGGGTATCCCGCGAGGTTCACGATGA